AGTAGATGGCGATGTAAGTGCAGAAGTAATTGCAACTACCTATGACGAAATAATTAAAGAGGGAGAGGCTTTAGCAGCACTGCATAAAAATATAGTGGTAAAAGTACCCATGATAAAAGATGGTATTAAGGCCATAAAATACTTTAGCACTAAAGGAATCAGAACCAACTGTACATTAGTATTTAGTGCGGGTCAGGCTATTTTAGCAGCCAAAGCAGGTGCTTCATATATATCGCCATTTGTTGGCAGGTTAGATGATATTGGGTTTGACGGAATGGAACTAATTGCTCAAATTTCGCATATATTTTCAGTACAAGGTTACGAAACAGAAATATTAGCAGCATCAATACGTAATCCAATACACATTATTAAATCAGCAGAAGCAGGTGCTGATATTATTACAAGCCCGCTTGATAGTATTTTAGCCTTGTTAAAACACCCTTTAACAGATAGTGGCTTAGAGAAATTTTTAGCAGACCATAAAAAATTAAATTCATAAAATTAAAATGCCCTGAATAATAAAAAGATTTAGGGCATTTTTTATATTTGAAATCTTTAACCAGCCACATTTAAAACTACTAACATGATAAGAAGACCCTTTAACTTACAAAAATGGATAGATGAAAACAGGCATTTATTAAAACCGCCTGTTGCTAATAAAAATTTATATCCAGAAGGAACAGATTATATTGTAATGATAGTTGGTGGGCCAAATGCCAGAAAAGATTATCACTATAATGAAACCGAAGAGTTGTTTTATCAATTAGAAGGAGAAATAACCGTTCGTATTCAGGAGGAGGGTAAAGCCGTTGATATAAAATTAGGCCCTGGTGATATGTTTTTATGCCCGCCAAATACCCCACATTCCCCATTAAGAACAGAAGGCTCCATTGGTTTGGTAATTGAAAGAGTTAGAAAAGGCAAAGGTTTAATGGACGGTTTAATGTGGTTTTGCGAAAAGTGCAACCATCAGTTAAAAGAATACAAGTTTGAGTTAAGTGATATAGAAACCGATTTCTTACCCCGTTTTAAAGAATTTTATAGCTCTGAAGAAGCACGTACTTGTAAAAATTGCGGGCACGTAATGGAAACAGATTCACGTTTTGTTTAATGCCAACCGAAGAAATAGAAAAATATTATATCAATATAGGCGAACTAGCTAAGAAGTTTGATGTTTCCGTTTCGTTAATTAGGTATTGGGAAAAAGAATTTAAACAATTCAGACCCGATACAACAGAAAAAGGTACCAGAAAGTACAGCAAAAAAAATATTGAAACATTTAGCCTGTTATATAGGTTAATAAAAACAGAAGGATACACCATTGAAGGTGCCAAAGAAAAATTAAATAAACAGCCCAAATTACAGAGCAATCAGGAAACCATTGAGAAATTAACGGAATTGAAAAGCTTTTTAACCAGACTGAATGATTTGATTGGATAGTTACAAGGCCAGAATTGCTAGTTTTTAAATTCAACATCCATAAATCAAAAAACATAAATCAAAAATCAAGAAATGTTTAATACCATAGAAGAAGCCATTGAGGATATAAAAAACGGTAAGATTATTATTGTTGTAGATGATGAAGACCGTGAAAATGAAGGAGATTTTTTAACAGCAGCACGAAACGTAACTCCCGAAGTTATCAATTTTATGGCCAAAGAAGGTCGCGGATTAATTTGTGCGCCACTTATTGATACCCGTTGCCAGGAGCTAAAGTTAGAGTTGATGGTGAGCGATAATACCACATTACACGAAACTCCATTCACCGTTTCAGTCGATTTATTGGGTAAAGGCTGTACAACAGGCATATCAGCACAAGACAGAGCCAAAACCGTACAGGCATTAATTGACCCCGCTACAAAACCAGAAGAATTAGGAAAACCCGGACATATATTTCCATTAAAAGCAAGACCAGAAGGTGTATTAAGAAGAGCCGGCCATACAGAAGCAGCTATTGATTTTGCACGTTTAGCAGGTTTTGAACCAGCGGGTTGTATAGTTGAAATACTGAATGAAGACGGAACCATGGCACGATTACCAGAATTGGTTAAAGTGGCCGAAAAGTTTGATATGAAGTTAGTAACTATTAAAGATTTAATAGCTTACCGATTAAAGAAAGAAAGTTTAATTCAAAGAATTATATCAGTTGATATGCCAACCGAATATGGTCATTTTGTTTTAACAGCATACAAACAAATTGATACCGATCAGGAACATCTAGTGCTTCAAAAAGGAACTTGGGAAGAAAATGAACCCGTTTTAGTACGTGTACATTCAAGTTGCGTTACAGGCGATATATTTCATAGCATGCGTTGCGATTGTGGTGATCAGTTGGCCAAATCAATGCAAATGATTGAAAAAGAAGGCAAAGGAGTTATTATATACATTAATCAGGAGGGCAGAGGTATTGGTTTAATTAATAAACTAAAAGCCTATAAATTACAGGAACAAGGTTTAGATACCGTTGAAGCCAATATAAAACTTGGTTTTAAAATGGACGAAAGAGATTATGGTGTAGGCGCACAAATGTTACGCGATATAGGAATTTGCAAAATGCGTTTAATGACGAATAATCCTACCAAACGTGCTGGGTTAATTGGCTATGGCTTAGAAATAGTAGAAAATGTACCCATTGTAGTAGAGTCAAATCCGCACAATAAAAAGTATTTCGAAACCAAGCGTGACAAAATGGGGCATGAGTTTACAAGCTAAACCCTAAATAATAAGTAAAATTATATATTTTCGCACCCATTATTCACTAAGTAAACATGAAGTTTTTTCAACATTTTGGTGAGTATTTATTGTTTTTAAAAGCAGTATTTACCAAGCCCGAAAAAAGTAAAATATTTATAAAGCAGATTTTTACAGAAAGCAATAGCATCGGAGTAGGTTCATTTGCCATTATATCATTAATCAGTTCATTTATTGGGGCCGTTTCAACTATTCAAATAGGCTACCAGTTAGTGAGTGGAATTTTACCCGATTACTTAATTGGCCGTATTGTACGCGATAGTAATATTTTAGAATTTGCTCCTACAGTAACAGCGTTAGTATTAGCTGGAAAAGTAGGTAGTAATATAGCTTCAGAAATTGGTACCATGAAAGTTACCGAGCAGATTGATGCATTAGAAATTATGGGTATAAATGCAGCCAATTATACCTCATTAGCCAAAATTATATCAGGCATATTAACCATACCCATGTTGGTTTTGTATGCTATGTTATTAAGCTTAATAGGCGGAGCCATCTCGGGTTGGGCCTCAGGAATTATAAGCGTTGAAAGTTTTGTAAAAGGATTGAGAACCGACTTTATGGGATACAATCTCGTTTTTGCTATGACCAAAGCATATACCTTTTCATTTTTAATTACTTCAGTTTCAGCTTTTCAGGGTTTCAGAACACAAGGAGGAGCTTTAGAAGTAGGAGAGAGTAGTACAAAAGCTGTGGTTTACAGTTGTATGAGTATTATATTTTTTGATTATATCATTTCACAATTAATGTTATTCAAATGATAAAATTAGAAAACATAAATAAAACATTTGGTACCAAACAAGTGCTTAAAAACATATCAGCCAATTTTTATACCGGTAAGTGTAACTTCGTAATAGGAGCGAGCGGTGGCGGTAAATCAGTATTAATGAAGTGCATGGTGGGTTTACTCACGCCCGAAACAGGCAGCATTATGTTTGATGACAGGAACTTTTTAAAGCTCAATTACAAAGAAAAAATAAACGTAAGAAAAGACATAGGCATGTTGTTTCAGAATACAGCCCTGTTTGATTCATTAAATGTAGAAGATAATGTGGCATTTCCTCTACGTATGTTTACCGATTTTACAGAAGAACAGATTTTAGAAAGAGTAAACTTCTGTTTAAGCAGGGTAAACCTGGTAAATGTAAACAAACTGTTCCCCTCCAATATTTCAGGTGGACAAAAGAAACGTGTTGGTATTGCCCGCGCCATAGCCTTAAATCCTAAATATTTATTTTGCGATGAGCCTAATTCAGGCCTTGATCCATTAACAAGCCGTGTTATAGACGAACTGATTAAAGATATTACTAAAGAGTACAATATAACTACCATTATAAATACCCATGATATGAAGAGCTTGTTCGTGATGGGAGAAAACATTGTATTTATTCATCAGGGACAAAAATGGTGGGAAGGTGAAAAAGAAGGTATACGCTCTTCAGGAAATAGAGAGCTATTGGCTTTTATGGAAGCCAGCGAATTTTAAATACATTTTAAATGTTATTTAATTCAATTATAATTAGCTTACTTTGCTTCAAGGCTTCCCATTTTTAAAAATGAAACAGTACAGAGTAACAACCTTAAGTGTGCATAAACAAATAAAAATAGGAGTACTTTTAGTAGTTTTATTTTTTAGTGGATTACGCTTAATAGCTCAGGAAAACAATGTTTTGTTTGATAGTTTAAGAGACGAAAGCCGTAAAAACTATTTTTCTGGAAATTTCGAAAAAGCTTTTGAAATTAATGATTATGTACTTAAATTAGCCATTGAGAAGAAAGAAAAAAAGTATCAAATTTATTCGTTGAATACTTTTATGTTCTATTCCATTAATGACAATAAATATCTACCTGCCTTTAATGCTTCAGAGGAAGCCATACATATAGCAAAAGAAATAAAAAACGATACCCTTTTAGCCTATTTATACATTTACAGAAGTGAGTTATTGGCAAAAATAAACAATACTGATGGTGCAATAACCTATTTGCTAAAAGCAAAAAGGATATTGATGAAATTTGATGATTACGAGAGTTCATTACTACTCAACTCAACCCTTGCTTTATTTTATTACAACCAAAAAGAGTATTCAAAAGCAATTCAATACTTTAAATTAGCATTGGAACAATATGCTAAAAAGAAAGATACAAATAATTATAGAGGAGCTTTCGATAATATAGGTTTATGTTACAGAAATTTAGGTAACTACAAGTTAGCCGAATTTTATTTTAAGCAAGCCATCCATTTTTCAAAGTCATTTAAATCAGATATTGGAGAAGTAAATGCCAATATCAATTTAGCTGTCAATTATTCATTACAAAAAGACTTTAATAAAGCCATTAGTATTGCTAATTATACCGTTAGTCTTATTAAGAAATATAAAATTACCGATAACTACTTAATTGAAATTAGCACACAACTGGCTAAAATATATTTAGAAAAGAAAGATTTAAAAAAACTAGATTCAGTTATGAATCAGTTAGGTAAATTGTTTTATGATGATAAAGTAATAAGTGAACAAAGGCTAAATTATTTAGAAGTTGTATATAAGCGGAACAAAATGGCCGAAAGCCCTAATTATGTATACGATTTTGAAAACTTTATTGCAATAAAAGATTCGTTAGAAGGCCTTAAAAAAGTGAAGCTGGATAGCGGTGTCAGTAATAAATATGAAATAGCCGAAAAGCTTGAAAATTATACCGACATAGAACAAAACTTAAAAATAGAAAAGGTAGAAAAAACATGGGCCATCTACTTAATCATTATCATTTCAATAGCAGTTATTGTTCTATCTTTCTTAATTTATAAAGCCCAGAAAAATATAAAAAATGCCAATTTGCTGAAAGAAGAAATTACCCAAAAGAACAAAGAGCTGGAAATTTTAAACAAGCAAAAAGATTATATATTAGCTACTGTAGCACATGATTTGAGAGGTCCTATAGGCAACATAAGCAGTATTACAAGCTTTATAGAAGAAGAAACCGTTTTAAGCGAAGACAATAAAAACTTTATTAAGCTTATCAATCAAAGCGTTGATTTATCATTAAATATAATCAGTGATTTAGTTGATGCGATTGCTTTAGACAATAAAACAATGTTACTAAAGCAAGATAAGATTTTACTAAAAGAAACGATTGAAACGGTGCTTAGAATGTTGCAAACCCAGATAAACAAAAAAGAAATTTCAATACATACTGATTATTTTGATGGCCTGGAAATTAAAGGAGATAAGAACTTAATAATAAGAGTGTTTTTTAATATCATATCCAATGCGGTTAAGTTTGGACGAAAAAATACAGAAATAGCCATTGAGACCATTTTGTTTGATGAGAACAATGTATTGATAAAAATTATTGATAACGGAATAGGAATAGAAGAAGAACATTTAGCGGCTATTTTCGAACCTTTTACAGCATTATCAAAAAAAGGAACGGCAGGCGAAAAATCAACAGGTTTAGGCTTATCAATTGCTAAAAAAATAGTGGAGCTACATCATGGTCGGATTTGGGTTGAAAGTAAATTAGACGAAGGTTCTACGTTTAATGTGGTATTGCCATTAAATTATTTAAATCAGATTTTAAAAAGCATCCCGGCTAATTTTTAGAGCATTTATAAGCATGTTACAGCTTGTATTGTAACCATGTGGACAAACATTGAAAAACCTTCATTGGCAAAAAACTTAAAAAAGTATACTTTTGCCAAAACCCAAACCACCTTGAATAAGTTAATTAATAAATTTCCTGCAGTGTTACTTTTAGCCGATGGCACTGTATTTAAAGGCACTTCTATTGGTAAAATTGGTACAACCGTTGGTGAAATATGCTTTAATACAGGCATGACCGGCTACCAGGAAGTATTTACCGACCCTAGTTATTTTGGACAGATTTTAGTAGAAACCAATGTTCATATTGGTAATTATGGTGTTCATAATGACGAAATTGAAAGCAGCGATATAAAAATTGCCGGTTTAGTTTGTAAAAGTTTTAACGTAGTACACGATAGGAAACAAGCCTCACAAACCATTCAGGAATATTTTGCATTGAATAACTTGGTTGGAATAGCCGATGTAGATACAAGAGCTATTGTTAGGCACATTCGCCAGAAAGGGGCAATGAATTGTATTATTTCATCAGAAGAAAAAACAATAGAAGAGTTACAGGCTGAATTAGCTAAAGCACCTTCAATGGAAGGTTTAGAACTTTCAAGTAAAGTTTCAACTCCCGAAACCTATTATGTAGGCAATGAAAATGCAGCTCGCAAAGTAGCCGTACTTGACTTAGGAGTAAAACAAAATATATTACGTTGTTTAGCTGACAGAGACAATTACCTAGCTGTTTTTAATTGCAAAACATCATTTCAGGAAATGATGAAATTTAAACCTGACGGTTTTATGATATCAAATGGTCCTGGCGACCCCAGTGTTATGCCATATGCAGTAGATACTGTTAAACAAATTGTTGATGCAGGAGTTCCATTGTTTGGTATTTGTTTAGGTCACCAGATATTGGCCGAAAGTCAGGGATTAGAAACATTTAAGATGCACAACGGGCACAGAGGCTTAAATCATCCGGTAAAAAATTTAGTAACCGGGTTAAGTGAAATTACCTCTCAAAATCACGGTTTTGCTGTTAAAGCAGATGATGTAACAAGTAATGACAATATAGAAGTAACACATATTAACTTAAACGATAATACCATTGAAGGCATAAAATTGAAAAACAAAAAAGCTTTTTCAGTCCAATACCATCCGGAGGCAGCACCAGGCCCTCATGATAGCAGGTACTTATTCGATGACTTTGTGAAAATAATGAATTAAAAAACCAATCGGTTTGAATTTTTAGTGATAAAATAGATTACATAATATACTTAACTTAAAAAATTAAATAAAAAATGGGCTCAATTGTAGAAATTAAAGCAAGACAAATTCTTGATTCAAGAGGAAATCCAACGGTAGAAGTGGATGTAACAACAGAAGACGGTGCATTAGGAAGAGCAGCCGTTCCAAGTGGTGCATCTACAGGAGCACATGAGGCAGTGGAATTACGCGATGGTGATAAAGCTGTTTATTTAGGCAAAGGTGTTTTAAAAGCAGTTGAGAACATAAATGGTAAAATAGCTGATGCGCTTTTAGGAGTTGATGTATTTGAGCAAAACAATATAGATGCAGCCATGATTGCTTTGGACGGAACTGAAAATAAAGCAGTTTTAGGAGCCAATGCAATTTTAGCAGTTTCATTAGCTTGTGCAAAAGCAGGAGCCATTGAATCTAATATGCCTTTATACCGTTATGTTGGAGGAGTAAATGCAAATACGCTGCCTATTCCTATGATGAATATAGTGAATGGCGGTTCGCATGCTGATAATTCTATTGATTTCCAGGAGTTCATGATTATGCCTGTTGGTGCCGATAGCTTTAGCAGGGCATTACAAATGGGAACAGAAGTTTTTCATCATTTAAAAGCAGTTTTAAAATCCAAAGGTTATTCAACCAATGTGGGTGATGAAGGTGGTTTTGCTCCCAATATTAAATCGAACGAAGAAGCAATAGAAACGGTATTAACAGCTATAGAAAAAGCAGGTTTTAAACCGGGACAAGATATTTATATAGCAATGGATGCTGCAACAACCGAGTTTTACGATGAAAAAACAGGTTTGTACACATTTAAAAAATCAGATGGAAAACAAATGACTTCATCAGAAATGGTGAGCTATTGGAAAACATGGTGCGATAAATATCCGATTATTTCAATTGAAGATGGTTTAGCGGAAGATGATTGGGCTGGATGGGCTGAATTAACCCAAGTATTAGGTAGCAAAGTGCAATTGGTAGGGGACGATTTGTTTGTAACCAACACCAAACGTTTGGCTGATGGAATTAAAAAAGGAGTAGCCAATTCTATTTTAGTAAAAGTAAATCAAATTGGTAGTTTAACTGAAACTATTGATGCTGTTAATTTAGCTACACGTAATTCATATACCAATATTATGAGTCATAGAAGTGGCGAGACTGAAGATACTACTATTGCCGATTTAGCTGTTGCTTTAAATAGCGGACAGATTAAAACGGGTTCAGCAAGTAGAACAGATAGAATTGCTAAATACAACCAACTATTACGTATAGAAGAAGAATTAGGAGGAAATGCTTATTATCCTGGTTTGGATTTTAAATTTTTAAAAAAATAAGATCATTATTGATGCTTTCCATGGTTTAAACTGGAACAAATGCAAAAACTAGTACTCAAATATTATAAATATTTAATAAACAAATATGCCATAGCAACCGGGTTATTTTTGTTTGTTTTACTATTTAGTGATAGGAATGGATTAGTCAATCAATGGGAACAGAAAACCAAGTATAACAGGGTTTTAGAAGAAAATAAGTATTTTAAAACAGAGATAGAAAAGCTGAATAAGGATTACGTTAACTTGTTTTCAAATGCAAAAAATTTAGAGAAATATGCACGTGAAAAGTATTTGATGAAACGTGATGATGAAGATGTTTTTATTATTGTAAAAAAATAGTTTGCATTTTTATTTGATAATCTTACATTTGCAAGCCCAATGAAGGGAGGTGTAAAGGGATATGATATATATTA
This DNA window, taken from Bacteroidota bacterium, encodes the following:
- the fsa gene encoding fructose-6-phosphate aldolase, with the translated sequence MKFFIDTANLAQIKEANDLGILDGVTTNPSLMAKEGIKGDAAVIQHYKDICALVDGDVSAEVIATTYDEIIKEGEALAALHKNIVVKVPMIKDGIKAIKYFSTKGIRTNCTLVFSAGQAILAAKAGASYISPFVGRLDDIGFDGMELIAQISHIFSVQGYETEILAASIRNPIHIIKSAEAGADIITSPLDSILALLKHPLTDSGLEKFLADHKKLNS
- a CDS encoding 3-hydroxyanthranilate 3,4-dioxygenase is translated as MIRRPFNLQKWIDENRHLLKPPVANKNLYPEGTDYIVMIVGGPNARKDYHYNETEELFYQLEGEITVRIQEEGKAVDIKLGPGDMFLCPPNTPHSPLRTEGSIGLVIERVRKGKGLMDGLMWFCEKCNHQLKEYKFELSDIETDFLPRFKEFYSSEEARTCKNCGHVMETDSRFV
- a CDS encoding MerR family transcriptional regulator; amino-acid sequence: MPTEEIEKYYINIGELAKKFDVSVSLIRYWEKEFKQFRPDTTEKGTRKYSKKNIETFSLLYRLIKTEGYTIEGAKEKLNKQPKLQSNQETIEKLTELKSFLTRLNDLIG
- a CDS encoding bifunctional 3,4-dihydroxy-2-butanone-4-phosphate synthase/GTP cyclohydrolase II; the encoded protein is MFNTIEEAIEDIKNGKIIIVVDDEDRENEGDFLTAARNVTPEVINFMAKEGRGLICAPLIDTRCQELKLELMVSDNTTLHETPFTVSVDLLGKGCTTGISAQDRAKTVQALIDPATKPEELGKPGHIFPLKARPEGVLRRAGHTEAAIDFARLAGFEPAGCIVEILNEDGTMARLPELVKVAEKFDMKLVTIKDLIAYRLKKESLIQRIISVDMPTEYGHFVLTAYKQIDTDQEHLVLQKGTWEENEPVLVRVHSSCVTGDIFHSMRCDCGDQLAKSMQMIEKEGKGVIIYINQEGRGIGLINKLKAYKLQEQGLDTVEANIKLGFKMDERDYGVGAQMLRDIGICKMRLMTNNPTKRAGLIGYGLEIVENVPIVVESNPHNKKYFETKRDKMGHEFTS
- a CDS encoding ABC transporter permease, encoding MKFFQHFGEYLLFLKAVFTKPEKSKIFIKQIFTESNSIGVGSFAIISLISSFIGAVSTIQIGYQLVSGILPDYLIGRIVRDSNILEFAPTVTALVLAGKVGSNIASEIGTMKVTEQIDALEIMGINAANYTSLAKIISGILTIPMLVLYAMLLSLIGGAISGWASGIISVESFVKGLRTDFMGYNLVFAMTKAYTFSFLITSVSAFQGFRTQGGALEVGESSTKAVVYSCMSIIFFDYIISQLMLFK
- a CDS encoding ATP-binding cassette domain-containing protein; this encodes MIKLENINKTFGTKQVLKNISANFYTGKCNFVIGASGGGKSVLMKCMVGLLTPETGSIMFDDRNFLKLNYKEKINVRKDIGMLFQNTALFDSLNVEDNVAFPLRMFTDFTEEQILERVNFCLSRVNLVNVNKLFPSNISGGQKKRVGIARAIALNPKYLFCDEPNSGLDPLTSRVIDELIKDITKEYNITTIINTHDMKSLFVMGENIVFIHQGQKWWEGEKEGIRSSGNRELLAFMEASEF
- a CDS encoding tetratricopeptide repeat-containing sensor histidine kinase, with the protein product MKQYRVTTLSVHKQIKIGVLLVVLFFSGLRLIAQENNVLFDSLRDESRKNYFSGNFEKAFEINDYVLKLAIEKKEKKYQIYSLNTFMFYSINDNKYLPAFNASEEAIHIAKEIKNDTLLAYLYIYRSELLAKINNTDGAITYLLKAKRILMKFDDYESSLLLNSTLALFYYNQKEYSKAIQYFKLALEQYAKKKDTNNYRGAFDNIGLCYRNLGNYKLAEFYFKQAIHFSKSFKSDIGEVNANINLAVNYSLQKDFNKAISIANYTVSLIKKYKITDNYLIEISTQLAKIYLEKKDLKKLDSVMNQLGKLFYDDKVISEQRLNYLEVVYKRNKMAESPNYVYDFENFIAIKDSLEGLKKVKLDSGVSNKYEIAEKLENYTDIEQNLKIEKVEKTWAIYLIIIISIAVIVLSFLIYKAQKNIKNANLLKEEITQKNKELEILNKQKDYILATVAHDLRGPIGNISSITSFIEEETVLSEDNKNFIKLINQSVDLSLNIISDLVDAIALDNKTMLLKQDKILLKETIETVLRMLQTQINKKEISIHTDYFDGLEIKGDKNLIIRVFFNIISNAVKFGRKNTEIAIETILFDENNVLIKIIDNGIGIEEEHLAAIFEPFTALSKKGTAGEKSTGLGLSIAKKIVELHHGRIWVESKLDEGSTFNVVLPLNYLNQILKSIPANF
- the carA gene encoding glutamine-hydrolyzing carbamoyl-phosphate synthase small subunit yields the protein MWTNIEKPSLAKNLKKYTFAKTQTTLNKLINKFPAVLLLADGTVFKGTSIGKIGTTVGEICFNTGMTGYQEVFTDPSYFGQILVETNVHIGNYGVHNDEIESSDIKIAGLVCKSFNVVHDRKQASQTIQEYFALNNLVGIADVDTRAIVRHIRQKGAMNCIISSEEKTIEELQAELAKAPSMEGLELSSKVSTPETYYVGNENAARKVAVLDLGVKQNILRCLADRDNYLAVFNCKTSFQEMMKFKPDGFMISNGPGDPSVMPYAVDTVKQIVDAGVPLFGICLGHQILAESQGLETFKMHNGHRGLNHPVKNLVTGLSEITSQNHGFAVKADDVTSNDNIEVTHINLNDNTIEGIKLKNKKAFSVQYHPEAAPGPHDSRYLFDDFVKIMN
- the eno gene encoding phosphopyruvate hydratase, whose product is MGSIVEIKARQILDSRGNPTVEVDVTTEDGALGRAAVPSGASTGAHEAVELRDGDKAVYLGKGVLKAVENINGKIADALLGVDVFEQNNIDAAMIALDGTENKAVLGANAILAVSLACAKAGAIESNMPLYRYVGGVNANTLPIPMMNIVNGGSHADNSIDFQEFMIMPVGADSFSRALQMGTEVFHHLKAVLKSKGYSTNVGDEGGFAPNIKSNEEAIETVLTAIEKAGFKPGQDIYIAMDAATTEFYDEKTGLYTFKKSDGKQMTSSEMVSYWKTWCDKYPIISIEDGLAEDDWAGWAELTQVLGSKVQLVGDDLFVTNTKRLADGIKKGVANSILVKVNQIGSLTETIDAVNLATRNSYTNIMSHRSGETEDTTIADLAVALNSGQIKTGSASRTDRIAKYNQLLRIEEELGGNAYYPGLDFKFLKK
- a CDS encoding septum formation initiator family protein, encoding MQKLVLKYYKYLINKYAIATGLFLFVLLFSDRNGLVNQWEQKTKYNRVLEENKYFKTEIEKLNKDYVNLFSNAKNLEKYAREKYLMKRDDEDVFIIVKK